In one Neobacillus sp. WH10 genomic region, the following are encoded:
- the qcrB gene encoding menaquinol-cytochrome c reductase cytochrome b subunit, giving the protein MLNKIYDWVDERLDITPLWRDIADHEVPEHVNPAHHFSAFVYCFGGLTFFVTVIQILSGMFLTMYYVPDIKNAWESVYYLQNEVAFGQIVRGMHHWGASLVLVMMFLHTLRVFFQGAYKKPRELNWIVGVLIFFVMLGLGFTGYLLPWDMKALFATKVGLQIAEATPLIGSYIKVLLAGHEHIVGAQTLTRFFAIHVFFLPAVLFGLMAAHFMMIRKQGISGPL; this is encoded by the coding sequence TTGTTAAACAAAATTTACGATTGGGTAGATGAACGTTTAGATATTACGCCTTTGTGGCGCGATATCGCAGATCATGAAGTACCAGAGCATGTAAACCCAGCGCATCATTTTTCGGCGTTTGTATACTGCTTTGGCGGTCTAACATTCTTCGTAACAGTCATTCAAATTCTTTCCGGTATGTTTTTAACGATGTATTATGTACCAGATATTAAAAACGCATGGGAATCTGTTTATTATCTTCAAAATGAAGTTGCATTTGGACAAATTGTACGTGGTATGCATCACTGGGGTGCAAGTTTAGTACTTGTAATGATGTTCTTACATACATTACGCGTCTTTTTCCAAGGTGCTTATAAAAAGCCTCGTGAATTGAACTGGATTGTCGGAGTACTTATTTTCTTCGTCATGTTGGGATTAGGTTTTACAGGTTATTTGTTACCTTGGGATATGAAAGCGCTGTTTGCAACAAAAGTTGGTCTACAAATAGCTGAGGCCACGCCATTAATTGGCAGCTACATTAAGGTACTGCTTGCAGGTCATGAACATATTGTTGGTGCTCAAACATTAACCCGTTTCTTTGCCATTCACGTATTCTTCTTACCGGCAGTATTATTTGGGTTAATGGCTGCGCATTTCATGATGATTCGTAAACAAGGTATTTCTGGACCGCTATAA